The following coding sequences are from one Heptranchias perlo isolate sHepPer1 chromosome 13, sHepPer1.hap1, whole genome shotgun sequence window:
- the LOC137331146 gene encoding fap1 adhesin-like encodes MRRIVKSRVQPGFSEIITTITGEIITTIISEIITTITGEIITTIISEIITTIISETITTITGETITVIISETITTITGETITAIISETITTITGETITAIISETITTITGETITAIISEIITTITDETITTIISEIITTITGETITTIISEIITTITGETITTIISEIITTITGETITTIISEIITTITGETITTIINETITTITGETITTIISEIITTITGETITAIINETITTITGETITTIISEIITTITGETITTIINETITTIISEIITTITGETITTIISEIITTITGETITTIINETITAIINETFTTIISETITTITSETITTIISETITTITSETITAIINETITAITSETITAIISETITAIISEIITTITGETITAIISETITAITSETITTITSETITAIISETITAITSETITTIISETITAITSETITTIISETITTIISETITTIINEIITSETITTIINETITTIISEIITTIISEIITTITREIITTIISEIVTTITSETITTITNEIITTITSEIIIAIAIETIITTISEIITAITSETITAIISEIITTITSEIITTITSETITTIFSEIITTIICETITTIIDEIITTIFSEIITISEITAMTTIVNMINTIISVTTIVTAITTDHPSLGRH; translated from the exons ATGCGCAGAATCGTCAAATCCAGAGTTCAGCCTGGATTCAG TGAAATCATCACCACAATCACTGGTGAAATCATCACTACAATCATTAGTGAAATCATCACTACAATCACTGGTGAAATCATCACTACAATCATTAGTGAAATCATCACTACAATCATTAGTGAAACCATCACTACAATCACTGGTGAAACCATCACTGTAATCATTAGTGAAACCATCACTACAATCACTGGTGAAACCATCACTGCAATCATTAGTGAAACCATCACTACAATCACTGGTGAAACCATCACTGCAATCATTAGTGAAACCATCACTACAATCACTGGTGAAACCATCACTGCAATCATTAGTGAAATCATCACTACAATCACTGATGAAACCATCACTACAATCATTAGTGAAATCATCACTACAATCACTGGTGAAACTATCACTACGATCATTAGTGAAATCATCACTACAATCACTGGTGAAACCATCACTACAATCATTAGTGAAATCATCACTACAATCACTGGTGAAACCATCACTACAATCATTAGTGAAATCATCACTACAATCACTGGTGAAACCATCACTACAATCATTAATGAAACCATCACTACAATCACTGGTGAAACCATCACTACAATCATTAGTGAAATCATCACTACAATCACTGGTGAAACCATCACTGCAATCATTAATGAAACCATCACTACAATCACTGGTGAAACCATCACTACAATCATTAGTGAAATCATCACTACAATCACTGGTGAAACCATCACTACAATCATTAATGAAACCATCACTACAATCATTAGTGAAATCATCACTACAATCACTGGTGAAACCATCACTACAATCATTAGTGAAATCATCACTACAATCACTGGTGAAACCATCACTACAATCATTAATGAAACCATCACTGCAATCATTAATGAAACCTTCACTACAATCATTAGTGAAACCATCACTACAATCACTAGTGAAACCATCACTACAATCATTAGTGAAACCATCACTACAATCACTAGTGAAACCATCACTGCAATCATTAATGAAACCATCACTGCAATCACAAGTGAAACCATCACTGCAATCATTAGTGAAACCATCACTGCAATCATTAGTGAAATCATCACTACAATCACTGGTGAAACCATCACTGCAATCATTAGTGAAACCATCACTGCAATCACTAGTGAAACCATCACTACAATCACAAGTGAAACCATCACTGCAATCATTAGTGAAACCATCACTGCAATCACTAGTGAAACCATCACTACAATCATTAGTGAAACCATCACTGCAATCACTAGTGAAACCATCACTACAATCATTAGTGAAACCATCACTACAATCATTAGTGAAACCATCACTACAATCATTAATGAAATCATCACTAGTGAAACCATCACTACAATCATTAATGAAACCATCACTACAATCATTAGTGAAATCATCACTACAATCATTAGTGAAATCATCACTACAATCACTCGTGAAATCATCACTACAATCATTAGTGAAATCGTCACTACAATCACTAGTGAAACCATCACTACAATCACTAATGAAATAATCACTACAATCACTAGTGAAATCATCATTGCAATCGCTATTGAAACCATCATTACAACCATTAGTGAAATCATCACTGCAATCACTAGTGAAACCATCACTGCAATCATTAGTGAAATCATCACTACAATCACTAGTGAAATCATCACTACAATCACTAGTGAAACCATCACTACAATCTTTAGTGAAATCATCACTACAATCATTTGTGAAACCATCACAACAATCATTGATGAAATCATCACTACAATCTTTAGTGAAATTATCACAATTAGTGAAATTACTGCCATGACTACAATCGTGAATATGATCAATACAATCATCAGTGTAACTACCATTGTCACAGCAATCACCACTGACCACCCCTCACTCGGCCGCCACTGA